One genomic segment of Methanobacterium spitsbergense includes these proteins:
- a CDS encoding site-specific integrase, producing MTETPKVTDVKKMQVFTEFCNDRSLAPTSIILYGVSLNKYISFTGKTLEELLDEAEYEEDKGIRMRKRKIQRYLNGFKQSLEDNGLAKNTITNTMTQVKSFYNANGIMLPVQPRRKSRKDRIIESYDDLPTMDEIVTFLDYCSPVYKAIVTTMLSSGMSRAEICSLTFQHLYDSISLNKQPKTLQELIDKIGELAPIPTWKITRIKTGKPYFTFSSPESSECILKYLKYYHNKYPDFNPEPTDNLFRNHNKIVTLAAMSEMFRVLNIKAGFRKVGNKYLIRPHVLRKVFATTLEKNKFPYLGTRWLLGYDLDKTTSAYFKADPDTLKQDYIEVLDQLTTNKVEIKLINQYSELNEKLDQKDEKIANMEKQIAEMEKKNKERDEFLDDLMTKKNMIKKVLEEVDKND from the coding sequence ATGACAGAAACTCCTAAAGTTACTGATGTTAAAAAAATGCAAGTTTTTACAGAATTTTGTAATGATAGAAGTTTAGCTCCAACTAGTATTATACTATATGGCGTATCTTTGAATAAATATATTTCTTTCACTGGTAAAACTTTGGAAGAACTACTTGATGAAGCCGAATATGAAGAAGATAAAGGAATCAGAATGAGAAAAAGAAAGATTCAAAGATACCTTAATGGCTTTAAACAATCGCTAGAAGATAATGGTTTAGCAAAAAATACTATAACAAACACGATGACTCAAGTTAAAAGTTTTTATAATGCTAATGGAATAATGTTACCAGTTCAACCTAGACGTAAAAGTCGAAAAGACCGTATAATAGAATCTTATGATGATCTACCTACAATGGATGAAATAGTAACTTTCTTAGATTATTGTTCTCCAGTTTACAAAGCAATAGTAACAACTATGCTATCTTCTGGTATGAGTAGGGCTGAAATTTGTTCTTTAACTTTTCAACACTTATATGACTCTATATCATTAAATAAACAACCTAAAACTCTTCAAGAATTGATAGATAAGATAGGTGAATTGGCACCTATACCAACCTGGAAAATAACTAGAATAAAGACAGGAAAGCCATACTTCACTTTTAGTAGCCCTGAATCATCAGAATGTATATTAAAATATTTAAAATATTATCATAATAAATATCCTGACTTTAATCCGGAACCTACAGATAATCTATTCAGAAATCATAATAAAATTGTAACTCTGGCTGCAATGAGTGAAATGTTCAGAGTTTTAAATATTAAAGCTGGATTTAGAAAAGTAGGAAATAAATATTTAATAAGACCCCATGTTCTTCGGAAAGTTTTTGCTACAACATTAGAAAAAAATAAATTTCCATATTTAGGTACAAGATGGTTATTAGGGTATGATTTAGATAAAACAACTTCTGCGTACTTTAAAGCGGATCCAGATACACTTAAACAAGATTACATAGAAGTTTTAGACCAATTAACAACAAACAAAGTAGAAATTAAACTTATAAATCAATACAGTGAACTTAATGAAAAATTAGATCAAAAAGATGAGAAAATAGCTAATATGGAAAAGCAAATTGCAGAAATGGAGAAGAAAAATAAAGAAAGAGATGAATTTTTAGATGACCTCATGACTAAAAAGAATATGATTAAGAAGGTTCTTGAGGAAGTTGATAAAAATGATTAG